The genomic segment CAATGGCGTGGAAGCGACGTCAAGAGCATCCTTACCTTTCAGGAACGATATTCGAAGGTTGCGCAGGTACGTCTTGAGGAGAACTTCCGATCCAGCCAGGGCATCGTCGAAACGGCGCGGCCGTTCATTGAACAGAACCCTGACCGATTACCCAAGAAGATGCAACCGACCAACGCACAGAGCTATGATCCGGGAGACATCGTTGCCCTTTCCTTCGCAAATCCAGATGAAGAAGCGGCCTACATCGTCGGGACCATTCAGTCTCTTCGTGGTCTTGCTGTCAGGGAACCGAGCGAAGAGGACCCGAACCACATGCGGGGCATCTCGTGGTCGGATATGGCAATTCTCCTCCGCAGTGTGCGCAGCAACGGCGAGCCGATTACCCTTGCCTTGGACGAGGCCCGTGTTCCCTACGTCGTCGTCGGCATGAATAACCTCTTCGGAACGGCTGAGGCTGAGGCCACCCGTCAAATGTTTTATTTCATGGCCGGCCGGCCCACGGTGGATGCAGCGACACTCGAAGAACTATGGCTCAACGCCGGCTTAGGGGTCTCAGCAACCAATGTGCGGCGTGCCATCGCTTTGGCATCCGCCGCCCGATCCAACTTCGACAACCCCACCGAGCGCTTCGGCTTCTATTCCATCCAGCGTACCTTTCAGACATTCCTGCAAGAAGCGGGCATCCTGGAGGAAAATGTTCCGAATGATCGCGGTGAAATTGTTTTTTACAACCTGGGTAAATTCAGCCAGCTTATCTCCGATTTTGAGACCATCCATTACCACTCGAAGCCCAAAGAGAAGTATGAATCCTTCGCCGGTTTCCTTCAATATCAGGCCGAAAGCTACTACCCTGAGGGATGGCAGGACAGCCAGTACGCAAATCCCGACGCCGTCCGCATCATGACCATTCATCAGGCCAAAGGAATGCAGTGGCCTGTCGTCTTTGTTCCGGCGCTTCTCAAGAACCGCTTTCCATCGAAGAAGCAGGGGGGCCGCAATACCTGGCATCTTATCCCGAAGACCTCCGTGGTCGGACAAGCTCGTTATGAAGGCACTATCGAGGATGAGCGTCGACTGTTCTACGTGGCTATGACCAGAAGCCAGAAAATCCTTCACCTGACGTATGCCCCCGTTCCCGGTAATCAACTATACCAGCGAAAATCGGTCTTCTGGGAGGATATTCTGGTGTCGAAGTACGTAAAGCGACGCGCGCAGGACTATTCAACCCGACCTCAGCTGCCGCCAGAACCGTGGAAAGGGGTGTCCAATGTGGTGTTCTCTTTCTCCGATCTTAAATACTTCTTCGAGTGCCCATACCAGTTCAAACTGCGCATTCTGTACGGATTCAACGCACCTATTCATGAGGCCCTCGGCTACGGCCGGTCTCTCCACAATGCCCTGGCGGAAGTCCATGGCCGGGCCCTATTCGGCGATTATGCAAACGAGGATGAGGCGCGTAGCCTCGTGGATACTCATTTGCACACGCCTTATGCCTACCCGGCACTTCGGCGGGTTCTTGAACAGGCCGCCGAGAAGGTTCTGAGTAACTACATTTCCGACAATAAGACTCTTTTCGACAAGATCGAGTTTTCCGAGAAACAGATCGAGATCAGCCTGGGGGATGGCATTACGGTCAATGGGCGCATCGATCTTGTCCGCCGTCTCGACACCAACGAGACAACGATTGTGGACTTGAAATCGAGCGACCGTGCTCAACCGGAGGACGTTACAGAAACCCAGCTTCATGTCTACGCGTTGGGCTATGAGGAACTCACGGGACGACGAGCCGACTACGTAGAAGTCTACGAACTGGATGAGCGCAAACGCAAGCCGCGTTCGGTGGACGACGACTTCATCGGCGATGTCAAAATAAAGGTTCGCGAG from the bacterium genome contains:
- a CDS encoding ATP-dependent helicase, whose amino-acid sequence is MNPIQEAMIWLLNDLGAQICVVGDDDQTIYQWRGSDVKSILTFQERYSKVAQVRLEENFRSSQGIVETARPFIEQNPDRLPKKMQPTNAQSYDPGDIVALSFANPDEEAAYIVGTIQSLRGLAVREPSEEDPNHMRGISWSDMAILLRSVRSNGEPITLALDEARVPYVVVGMNNLFGTAEAEATRQMFYFMAGRPTVDAATLEELWLNAGLGVSATNVRRAIALASAARSNFDNPTERFGFYSIQRTFQTFLQEAGILEENVPNDRGEIVFYNLGKFSQLISDFETIHYHSKPKEKYESFAGFLQYQAESYYPEGWQDSQYANPDAVRIMTIHQAKGMQWPVVFVPALLKNRFPSKKQGGRNTWHLIPKTSVVGQARYEGTIEDERRLFYVAMTRSQKILHLTYAPVPGNQLYQRKSVFWEDILVSKYVKRRAQDYSTRPQLPPEPWKGVSNVVFSFSDLKYFFECPYQFKLRILYGFNAPIHEALGYGRSLHNALAEVHGRALFGDYANEDEARSLVDTHLHTPYAYPALRRVLEQAAEKVLSNYISDNKTLFDKIEFSEKQIEISLGDGITVNGRIDLVRRLDTNETTIVDLKSSDRAQPEDVTETQLHVYALGYEELTGRRADYVEVYELDERKRKPRSVDDDFIGDVKIKVREAARALRQGDMPPLATAPKCRKCDYGMLCSTGKQAVADSSSKKQKGN